In Gemmata obscuriglobus, a single genomic region encodes these proteins:
- a CDS encoding SMI1/KNR4 family protein, with protein sequence MDEVAALLDRMRELEPHVHVNGPAAEDTIRELESVFGRPMPPSYRAFLARFGGFSIVDNSWSGVYEGKIVGGGGCVWSDTTRARTWCQLPEHYLVVEPDQDGFVCLDFSRTSPDGEHPVIYHMPFRETPFNELGPNYSAYLIGSLRAMVEAWDDGD encoded by the coding sequence ATGGATGAGGTCGCGGCTCTCCTCGACCGGATGCGGGAACTCGAACCGCACGTGCACGTCAACGGGCCGGCGGCCGAGGACACCATCCGCGAGTTGGAGAGCGTGTTCGGCCGCCCGATGCCGCCGAGCTACCGGGCGTTTCTGGCTAGGTTCGGCGGATTTAGCATCGTCGATAACTCCTGGTCGGGGGTCTACGAGGGCAAGATCGTCGGCGGCGGGGGCTGCGTGTGGTCCGACACGACTCGCGCCCGCACGTGGTGCCAGTTGCCCGAACACTACTTGGTGGTCGAGCCGGACCAGGACGGGTTCGTCTGCCTGGACTTCAGCCGCACGAGTCCCGACGGCGAGCATCCGGTGATCTACCACATGCCGTTCCGGGAGACGCCGTTCAACGAGCTCGGGCCGAATTACTCGGCCTACCTGATTGGGTCCTTGCGGGCGATGGTCGAGGCGTGGGACGATGGGGACTGA
- the rpsU gene encoding 30S ribosomal protein S21 yields MGVRVEVCEGESLTSALRRFRKYVRSANVMYEYRWHDEFTKRCEERRRRKGNAKRRAQGLRSWREYQRECESEANWPDPPRPSL; encoded by the coding sequence ATGGGTGTCCGAGTGGAGGTCTGCGAGGGCGAGTCGCTCACGTCGGCCCTGCGGAGGTTCCGCAAGTACGTCCGGTCGGCGAACGTGATGTACGAGTACCGCTGGCACGACGAGTTCACCAAGCGGTGCGAGGAGCGGCGGCGGCGCAAGGGCAACGCCAAGCGGCGGGCCCAAGGGTTGCGGTCGTGGCGGGAGTACCAGCGTGAGTGCGAGTCTGAGGCCAACTGGCCCGACCCGCCGCGTCCATCCTTGTAG